The following are encoded in a window of Manihot esculenta cultivar AM560-2 chromosome 8, M.esculenta_v8, whole genome shotgun sequence genomic DNA:
- the LOC110621044 gene encoding uncharacterized protein LOC110621044 isoform X1 produces MIVAKRLIQKAVHHHHHQLDLQRGNLKSTDLDLQIAVHYGIPSTASLLAFDSIQRLLAVATLDGRIKVIGGDGIEGLLISAKQLPYKSIEFLENRGFLIGITNENDIEVWNLESRCLACCLRWDSNITAFSVINGSYLMLIGDEYGLMSVVKYVVEDSKLLRLPYHIVSDHLKEAAGFPSVDHQPIVGVLPQPCSSGNRVLIAYVNGLIILWDFYEARILFVGGGKDLQLKDGSVDSQRGADTNLQENASYNHLQGKEISALCWASSNGSILAVGYVDGDILFWKTSTGSSVGGQQNEPSGSSVVKLQLSSSERRLPVIVLHWSASNRSSNDCDGQLFIYGGDEIGSEEVLTVLNLEWSSGMGTVKCKGRMDLTLAGSFADMILLPSAGSTRGNHKAAVFVLTNPGQLYLYDDASLSVLLSQQEKEKSACALEFPAVVPMVDPPMTMAKLTALPIGGNSSKVLSEMASVKTRGTTPAQASDTKWPLTGGVPVHLSSTEQRGVERVYIAGYQDGSVRIWNASYPFLSLICILEGKVDGLQVASFNAPISNVDFCSLTSNLAVGNEHGLVQIYNLNGSSNERGFHLVTEAKHEVLDLPHKEGPHCKAVFSLLNSPICALQYANSGAKLAVGFECGKVAVLDMSSLSVLFFTDCVSSSSSPVISVTWKNCGSIESLVKSPKETNIVANHAEEVMFVLTKDALLNIIDGGSGSMMNSHPWRPKKRSIAISMYVIEENNTSVSTSTNGKDLEEANQDVAINKDQPVDETAPLGANLHCSKRDSLSGIAVSGERLMDSHILVCYEDSMRLYNTKSVIQGSNKSIFKVKHSKPCCWTSTLRKDEKVCGLILLFQTGAIEIRSFPDLELVKESSLMSILRWNYKASMEKKMGSDNGQITLANGCELAFVSLLSGENGFRIPDSLPCLHDKVLAAAADAAISFSSNQKKKQGIKPGILAGIVKGFKSGKAEQTTDATPTPQSNFSHLENIFSKPPFSDSSPAVTDSQEAVELNIDDIEIDESPLPIGTSSQEVKNIKKEKGTEREQLLGKADDIKPRLRTPEEIMAQYRKAGDASSVAAHARNKLVERQEKLERISRRTAELQNGAEDFASLANELVKAMENRKWWQV; encoded by the exons ATGATTGTCGCAAAGCGACTGATACAGAAGGCGGTGCACCACCACCATCATCAG CTTGATTTGCAACGTGGCAACTTGAAATCGACGGACTTGGATTTGCAAATCGCTGTCCACTATGGTATCCCATCTACGGCTTCGCTTCTTGCTTTTGACTCCATTCAGCGCTTGTTGGCCGTTGCCACACT GGATGGTAGAATTAAAGTTATTGGTGGAGATGGAATCGAAGGTCTTCTCATTTCCGCTAAGCAATTGCCTTATAAGAGCATAGAG TTTCTGGAAAACCGGGGTTTTCTTATCGGCATTACAAATGAGAATGATATTGAG GTCTGGAATCTGGAGAGCAGATGCCTAGCATGCTGTTTACGATGGGATTCCAATATAACTGCATTCTCTGTAATCAACGGCTCCTACCTCAT GCTTATTGGAGATGAATATGGTTTGATGTCCGTGGTGAAGTATGTTGTTGAAGATTCTAAACTTTTGCGGTTGCCATATCACATAGTTTCAGACCATTTAAAGG AAGCAGCTGGTTTTCCATCAGTTGATCACCAACCAATTGTTGGAGTTCTTCCTCAACCTTGCTCTTCTGGGAATAG AGTGCTGATTGCATATGTGAATGGATTGATAATTCTATGGGATTTTTATGAAGCTCGGATCCTTTTTGTTGGAGGTGGTAAGGATCTCCAGTTGAAGGATGGAAGTGTTGATTCTCAAAGGGGAGCAGATACTAACCTTCAAGAGAATGCATCTTATAATCACTTACAAGGGAAAGAAATAAGTGCCCTTTGCTGGGCATCTTCAAATGGGTCCATTCTTGCAGTTGGATATGTGGATGGAGATATATTGTTTTGGAAAACATCAACTGGTTCTTCTGTTGGAGGTCAACAAAATGAACCATCAGGCAGCAGTGTTGTTAAGCTGCAGTTATCATCTTCTGAGAGGAGACTACCTGTTATAGTCTTACACTGGTCTGCTAGCAATAGGTCCAGCAATGATTGTGATGGGCAACTCTTTATCTATGGTGGTGATGAAATAGGATCTGAAGAAGTTCTTACT GTTTTGAATCTAGAATGGTCATCTGGGATGGGGACAGTAAAATGTAAAGGTCGCATGGACCTCACACTTGCAGGCTCCTTTGCTGACATGATTTTGTTACCAAGTGCTGGGTCAACTAGGGGAAATCACAAAGCTGCAGTTTTTGTTTTGACAAATCCTGGACAACTATATCTTTATGATGATGCTAGCTTGTCTGTCTTGCTATCCCAGCAAGAGAAGGAAAAATCTGCCTGTGCTTTGGAGTTTCCTGCAGTGGTACCTATGGTTGATCCACCCATGACTATGGCAAAACTCACTGCATTGCCCATTGGTGGAAACTCTTCAAAAGTCCTATCTGAG ATGGCCTCAGTTAAAACACGAGGCACCACACCTGCCCAGGCCAGTGATACAAAGTGGCCCTTGACTGGAGGGGTACCTGTGCATTTGTCTTCAACAGAACAAAGAGGCGTTGAGAGAGTTTACATAGCAGGTTATCAAGATGGATCTGTTCGGATTTGGAATGCCTCTTATCCTTTTCTGTCACTTATTTGCATTCTAGAAGGAAAG GTGGATGGTCTACAAGTTGCTAGCTTTAATGCCCCAATATCAAACGTGGACTTCTGTTCCCTCACCTCAAATTTGGCAGTTGGCAATGAACATGGACTG GTCCAAATTTATAACCTCAATGGCAGCTCAAATGAGAGAGGTTTTCACTTAGTGACAGAGGCTAAACATGAAG TTCTTGATTTGCCTCATAAGGAAGGGCCTCATTGTAAGGCTGTTTTTTCTCTTCTTAATTCCCCAATTTGTGCGCTACAATATGCAAATTCTGGAGCCAAACTTGCTGTAGGTTTTGAATGTGGTAAG GTGGCAGTCCTTGACATGAGTTCATTATCAGTTCTCTTCTTCACAGACTGTGTATCGAGCTCCAGTTCTCCTGTCATTTCAGTGACCTGGAAAAATTGTGGTAGTATCGAGAGCCTTGTAAAAAGTCCCAAGGAAACTAATATTGTAGCAAATCATGCGGAGGAAGTCATGTTTGTCTTAACCAAGGATGCATTGCTTAATATCATTGATGGTGGTAGTGGTAGCATGATGAATTCTCATCCATGGCGCCCAAAAAAGAGATCAATTGCAATTTCCATGTATGTTATAG AGGAAAATAATACTTCAGTCTCTACCTCAACCAACGGAAAGGACCTAGAGGAGGCTAACCAGGATGTGGCTATTAACAAGGATCAGCCTGTGGATGAAACTGCTCCATTGGGAGCTAATTTACACTGCAGCAAACGTGATTCCCTTTCAGGTATTGCAGTCTCTGGGGAAAGATTAATGGATTCACATATATTGGTTTGTTATGAGGATTCAATGCGCTTGTACAATACAAAGAGTGTAATTCAG GGAAGCAATAAGTCCATTTTTAAAGTGAAACATTCAAAGCCTTGCTGTTGGACTTCAACTTTGAGGAAAGATGAGAAGGTTTGTGGACTGATCTTGCTGTTTCAGACTGGAGCAATTGAAATCAG ATCTTTTCCAGATCTTGAATTGGTGAAAGAAAGCTCCTTAATGTCAATCCTTAGGTGGAACTACAAAGCAAGCATGGAGAAGAAGATGGGTTCTGACAATGGGCAGATTACATTG GCAAATGGGTGTGAGTTGGCCTTCGTCTCGCTATTGTCTGGTGAAAATGGTTTTAG GATTCCAGACTCTCTTCCTTGTCTTCATGATAAGGTCCTTGCTGCTGCTGCAGATGCTGCCATCAGTTTCTCTTCAaatcagaagaagaagcag GGTATTAAGCCTGGGATTCTAGCTGGTATTGTCAAAGGCTTTAAATCAGGAAAAGCAGAGCAGACCACGGATgctactccaactcctcaatcCAATTTTAGTCACCTAGAGAACATTTTCTCAAAGCCACCCTTCTCAGATTCATCTCCAGCTGTTACTGATAGTCAGGAAGCTGTAGAGCTTAATATAG ATGATATTGAGATAGATGAATCACCTCTGCCCATAGGAACTTCATCGCAGGAAgtgaaaaatataaagaaag AGAAGGGTACTGAAAGGGAACAATTATTGGGCAAGGCCGATGACATAAAACCCAGACTTAGGACGCCTGAAGAAATTATGGCTCAATATAGAAAAGCTggg GATGCGTCATCAGTTGCTGCACATGCAAGAAACAAGCTTGTTGAAAGACAAGAAAAACTGGAG AGAATCAGCAGGCGCACTGCAGAGCTGCAAAATGGAGCTGAAGACTTCGCATCATTGGCAAATGAGCTTGTTAAGGCAATGGAAAATCGAAAATGGTGGCAAGTATGA
- the LOC110621044 gene encoding uncharacterized protein LOC110621044 isoform X3: MSVVKYVVEDSKLLRLPYHIVSDHLKAGFPSVDHQPIVGVLPQPCSSGNRVLIAYVNGLIILWDFYEARILFVGGGKDLQLKDGSVDSQRGADTNLQENASYNHLQGKEISALCWASSNGSILAVGYVDGDILFWKTSTGSSVGGQQNEPSGSSVVKLQLSSSERRLPVIVLHWSASNRSSNDCDGQLFIYGGDEIGSEEVLTVLNLEWSSGMGTVKCKGRMDLTLAGSFADMILLPSAGSTRGNHKAAVFVLTNPGQLYLYDDASLSVLLSQQEKEKSACALEFPAVVPMVDPPMTMAKLTALPIGGNSSKVLSEMASVKTRGTTPAQASDTKWPLTGGVPVHLSSTEQRGVERVYIAGYQDGSVRIWNASYPFLSLICILEGKVDGLQVASFNAPISNVDFCSLTSNLAVGNEHGLVQIYNLNGSSNERGFHLVTEAKHEVLDLPHKEGPHCKAVFSLLNSPICALQYANSGAKLAVGFECGKVAVLDMSSLSVLFFTDCVSSSSSPVISVTWKNCGSIESLVKSPKETNIVANHAEEVMFVLTKDALLNIIDGGSGSMMNSHPWRPKKRSIAISMYVIEENNTSVSTSTNGKDLEEANQDVAINKDQPVDETAPLGANLHCSKRDSLSGIAVSGERLMDSHILVCYEDSMRLYNTKSVIQGSNKSIFKVKHSKPCCWTSTLRKDEKVCGLILLFQTGAIEIRSFPDLELVKESSLMSILRWNYKASMEKKMGSDNGQITLANGCELAFVSLLSGENGFRIPDSLPCLHDKVLAAAADAAISFSSNQKKKQGIKPGILAGIVKGFKSGKAEQTTDATPTPQSNFSHLENIFSKPPFSDSSPAVTDSQEAVELNIDDIEIDESPLPIGTSSQEVKNIKKEKGTEREQLLGKADDIKPRLRTPEEIMAQYRKAGDASSVAAHARNKLVERQEKLERISRRTAELQNGAEDFASLANELVKAMENRKWWQV; this comes from the exons ATGTCCGTGGTGAAGTATGTTGTTGAAGATTCTAAACTTTTGCGGTTGCCATATCACATAGTTTCAGACCATTTAAAGG CTGGTTTTCCATCAGTTGATCACCAACCAATTGTTGGAGTTCTTCCTCAACCTTGCTCTTCTGGGAATAG AGTGCTGATTGCATATGTGAATGGATTGATAATTCTATGGGATTTTTATGAAGCTCGGATCCTTTTTGTTGGAGGTGGTAAGGATCTCCAGTTGAAGGATGGAAGTGTTGATTCTCAAAGGGGAGCAGATACTAACCTTCAAGAGAATGCATCTTATAATCACTTACAAGGGAAAGAAATAAGTGCCCTTTGCTGGGCATCTTCAAATGGGTCCATTCTTGCAGTTGGATATGTGGATGGAGATATATTGTTTTGGAAAACATCAACTGGTTCTTCTGTTGGAGGTCAACAAAATGAACCATCAGGCAGCAGTGTTGTTAAGCTGCAGTTATCATCTTCTGAGAGGAGACTACCTGTTATAGTCTTACACTGGTCTGCTAGCAATAGGTCCAGCAATGATTGTGATGGGCAACTCTTTATCTATGGTGGTGATGAAATAGGATCTGAAGAAGTTCTTACT GTTTTGAATCTAGAATGGTCATCTGGGATGGGGACAGTAAAATGTAAAGGTCGCATGGACCTCACACTTGCAGGCTCCTTTGCTGACATGATTTTGTTACCAAGTGCTGGGTCAACTAGGGGAAATCACAAAGCTGCAGTTTTTGTTTTGACAAATCCTGGACAACTATATCTTTATGATGATGCTAGCTTGTCTGTCTTGCTATCCCAGCAAGAGAAGGAAAAATCTGCCTGTGCTTTGGAGTTTCCTGCAGTGGTACCTATGGTTGATCCACCCATGACTATGGCAAAACTCACTGCATTGCCCATTGGTGGAAACTCTTCAAAAGTCCTATCTGAG ATGGCCTCAGTTAAAACACGAGGCACCACACCTGCCCAGGCCAGTGATACAAAGTGGCCCTTGACTGGAGGGGTACCTGTGCATTTGTCTTCAACAGAACAAAGAGGCGTTGAGAGAGTTTACATAGCAGGTTATCAAGATGGATCTGTTCGGATTTGGAATGCCTCTTATCCTTTTCTGTCACTTATTTGCATTCTAGAAGGAAAG GTGGATGGTCTACAAGTTGCTAGCTTTAATGCCCCAATATCAAACGTGGACTTCTGTTCCCTCACCTCAAATTTGGCAGTTGGCAATGAACATGGACTG GTCCAAATTTATAACCTCAATGGCAGCTCAAATGAGAGAGGTTTTCACTTAGTGACAGAGGCTAAACATGAAG TTCTTGATTTGCCTCATAAGGAAGGGCCTCATTGTAAGGCTGTTTTTTCTCTTCTTAATTCCCCAATTTGTGCGCTACAATATGCAAATTCTGGAGCCAAACTTGCTGTAGGTTTTGAATGTGGTAAG GTGGCAGTCCTTGACATGAGTTCATTATCAGTTCTCTTCTTCACAGACTGTGTATCGAGCTCCAGTTCTCCTGTCATTTCAGTGACCTGGAAAAATTGTGGTAGTATCGAGAGCCTTGTAAAAAGTCCCAAGGAAACTAATATTGTAGCAAATCATGCGGAGGAAGTCATGTTTGTCTTAACCAAGGATGCATTGCTTAATATCATTGATGGTGGTAGTGGTAGCATGATGAATTCTCATCCATGGCGCCCAAAAAAGAGATCAATTGCAATTTCCATGTATGTTATAG AGGAAAATAATACTTCAGTCTCTACCTCAACCAACGGAAAGGACCTAGAGGAGGCTAACCAGGATGTGGCTATTAACAAGGATCAGCCTGTGGATGAAACTGCTCCATTGGGAGCTAATTTACACTGCAGCAAACGTGATTCCCTTTCAGGTATTGCAGTCTCTGGGGAAAGATTAATGGATTCACATATATTGGTTTGTTATGAGGATTCAATGCGCTTGTACAATACAAAGAGTGTAATTCAG GGAAGCAATAAGTCCATTTTTAAAGTGAAACATTCAAAGCCTTGCTGTTGGACTTCAACTTTGAGGAAAGATGAGAAGGTTTGTGGACTGATCTTGCTGTTTCAGACTGGAGCAATTGAAATCAG ATCTTTTCCAGATCTTGAATTGGTGAAAGAAAGCTCCTTAATGTCAATCCTTAGGTGGAACTACAAAGCAAGCATGGAGAAGAAGATGGGTTCTGACAATGGGCAGATTACATTG GCAAATGGGTGTGAGTTGGCCTTCGTCTCGCTATTGTCTGGTGAAAATGGTTTTAG GATTCCAGACTCTCTTCCTTGTCTTCATGATAAGGTCCTTGCTGCTGCTGCAGATGCTGCCATCAGTTTCTCTTCAaatcagaagaagaagcag GGTATTAAGCCTGGGATTCTAGCTGGTATTGTCAAAGGCTTTAAATCAGGAAAAGCAGAGCAGACCACGGATgctactccaactcctcaatcCAATTTTAGTCACCTAGAGAACATTTTCTCAAAGCCACCCTTCTCAGATTCATCTCCAGCTGTTACTGATAGTCAGGAAGCTGTAGAGCTTAATATAG ATGATATTGAGATAGATGAATCACCTCTGCCCATAGGAACTTCATCGCAGGAAgtgaaaaatataaagaaag AGAAGGGTACTGAAAGGGAACAATTATTGGGCAAGGCCGATGACATAAAACCCAGACTTAGGACGCCTGAAGAAATTATGGCTCAATATAGAAAAGCTggg GATGCGTCATCAGTTGCTGCACATGCAAGAAACAAGCTTGTTGAAAGACAAGAAAAACTGGAG AGAATCAGCAGGCGCACTGCAGAGCTGCAAAATGGAGCTGAAGACTTCGCATCATTGGCAAATGAGCTTGTTAAGGCAATGGAAAATCGAAAATGGTGGCAAGTATGA
- the LOC110621044 gene encoding uncharacterized protein LOC110621044 isoform X2 produces MSVVKYVVEDSKLLRLPYHIVSDHLKEAAGFPSVDHQPIVGVLPQPCSSGNRVLIAYVNGLIILWDFYEARILFVGGGKDLQLKDGSVDSQRGADTNLQENASYNHLQGKEISALCWASSNGSILAVGYVDGDILFWKTSTGSSVGGQQNEPSGSSVVKLQLSSSERRLPVIVLHWSASNRSSNDCDGQLFIYGGDEIGSEEVLTVLNLEWSSGMGTVKCKGRMDLTLAGSFADMILLPSAGSTRGNHKAAVFVLTNPGQLYLYDDASLSVLLSQQEKEKSACALEFPAVVPMVDPPMTMAKLTALPIGGNSSKVLSEMASVKTRGTTPAQASDTKWPLTGGVPVHLSSTEQRGVERVYIAGYQDGSVRIWNASYPFLSLICILEGKVDGLQVASFNAPISNVDFCSLTSNLAVGNEHGLVQIYNLNGSSNERGFHLVTEAKHEVLDLPHKEGPHCKAVFSLLNSPICALQYANSGAKLAVGFECGKVAVLDMSSLSVLFFTDCVSSSSSPVISVTWKNCGSIESLVKSPKETNIVANHAEEVMFVLTKDALLNIIDGGSGSMMNSHPWRPKKRSIAISMYVIEENNTSVSTSTNGKDLEEANQDVAINKDQPVDETAPLGANLHCSKRDSLSGIAVSGERLMDSHILVCYEDSMRLYNTKSVIQGSNKSIFKVKHSKPCCWTSTLRKDEKVCGLILLFQTGAIEIRSFPDLELVKESSLMSILRWNYKASMEKKMGSDNGQITLANGCELAFVSLLSGENGFRIPDSLPCLHDKVLAAAADAAISFSSNQKKKQGIKPGILAGIVKGFKSGKAEQTTDATPTPQSNFSHLENIFSKPPFSDSSPAVTDSQEAVELNIDDIEIDESPLPIGTSSQEVKNIKKEKGTEREQLLGKADDIKPRLRTPEEIMAQYRKAGDASSVAAHARNKLVERQEKLERISRRTAELQNGAEDFASLANELVKAMENRKWWQV; encoded by the exons ATGTCCGTGGTGAAGTATGTTGTTGAAGATTCTAAACTTTTGCGGTTGCCATATCACATAGTTTCAGACCATTTAAAGG AAGCAGCTGGTTTTCCATCAGTTGATCACCAACCAATTGTTGGAGTTCTTCCTCAACCTTGCTCTTCTGGGAATAG AGTGCTGATTGCATATGTGAATGGATTGATAATTCTATGGGATTTTTATGAAGCTCGGATCCTTTTTGTTGGAGGTGGTAAGGATCTCCAGTTGAAGGATGGAAGTGTTGATTCTCAAAGGGGAGCAGATACTAACCTTCAAGAGAATGCATCTTATAATCACTTACAAGGGAAAGAAATAAGTGCCCTTTGCTGGGCATCTTCAAATGGGTCCATTCTTGCAGTTGGATATGTGGATGGAGATATATTGTTTTGGAAAACATCAACTGGTTCTTCTGTTGGAGGTCAACAAAATGAACCATCAGGCAGCAGTGTTGTTAAGCTGCAGTTATCATCTTCTGAGAGGAGACTACCTGTTATAGTCTTACACTGGTCTGCTAGCAATAGGTCCAGCAATGATTGTGATGGGCAACTCTTTATCTATGGTGGTGATGAAATAGGATCTGAAGAAGTTCTTACT GTTTTGAATCTAGAATGGTCATCTGGGATGGGGACAGTAAAATGTAAAGGTCGCATGGACCTCACACTTGCAGGCTCCTTTGCTGACATGATTTTGTTACCAAGTGCTGGGTCAACTAGGGGAAATCACAAAGCTGCAGTTTTTGTTTTGACAAATCCTGGACAACTATATCTTTATGATGATGCTAGCTTGTCTGTCTTGCTATCCCAGCAAGAGAAGGAAAAATCTGCCTGTGCTTTGGAGTTTCCTGCAGTGGTACCTATGGTTGATCCACCCATGACTATGGCAAAACTCACTGCATTGCCCATTGGTGGAAACTCTTCAAAAGTCCTATCTGAG ATGGCCTCAGTTAAAACACGAGGCACCACACCTGCCCAGGCCAGTGATACAAAGTGGCCCTTGACTGGAGGGGTACCTGTGCATTTGTCTTCAACAGAACAAAGAGGCGTTGAGAGAGTTTACATAGCAGGTTATCAAGATGGATCTGTTCGGATTTGGAATGCCTCTTATCCTTTTCTGTCACTTATTTGCATTCTAGAAGGAAAG GTGGATGGTCTACAAGTTGCTAGCTTTAATGCCCCAATATCAAACGTGGACTTCTGTTCCCTCACCTCAAATTTGGCAGTTGGCAATGAACATGGACTG GTCCAAATTTATAACCTCAATGGCAGCTCAAATGAGAGAGGTTTTCACTTAGTGACAGAGGCTAAACATGAAG TTCTTGATTTGCCTCATAAGGAAGGGCCTCATTGTAAGGCTGTTTTTTCTCTTCTTAATTCCCCAATTTGTGCGCTACAATATGCAAATTCTGGAGCCAAACTTGCTGTAGGTTTTGAATGTGGTAAG GTGGCAGTCCTTGACATGAGTTCATTATCAGTTCTCTTCTTCACAGACTGTGTATCGAGCTCCAGTTCTCCTGTCATTTCAGTGACCTGGAAAAATTGTGGTAGTATCGAGAGCCTTGTAAAAAGTCCCAAGGAAACTAATATTGTAGCAAATCATGCGGAGGAAGTCATGTTTGTCTTAACCAAGGATGCATTGCTTAATATCATTGATGGTGGTAGTGGTAGCATGATGAATTCTCATCCATGGCGCCCAAAAAAGAGATCAATTGCAATTTCCATGTATGTTATAG AGGAAAATAATACTTCAGTCTCTACCTCAACCAACGGAAAGGACCTAGAGGAGGCTAACCAGGATGTGGCTATTAACAAGGATCAGCCTGTGGATGAAACTGCTCCATTGGGAGCTAATTTACACTGCAGCAAACGTGATTCCCTTTCAGGTATTGCAGTCTCTGGGGAAAGATTAATGGATTCACATATATTGGTTTGTTATGAGGATTCAATGCGCTTGTACAATACAAAGAGTGTAATTCAG GGAAGCAATAAGTCCATTTTTAAAGTGAAACATTCAAAGCCTTGCTGTTGGACTTCAACTTTGAGGAAAGATGAGAAGGTTTGTGGACTGATCTTGCTGTTTCAGACTGGAGCAATTGAAATCAG ATCTTTTCCAGATCTTGAATTGGTGAAAGAAAGCTCCTTAATGTCAATCCTTAGGTGGAACTACAAAGCAAGCATGGAGAAGAAGATGGGTTCTGACAATGGGCAGATTACATTG GCAAATGGGTGTGAGTTGGCCTTCGTCTCGCTATTGTCTGGTGAAAATGGTTTTAG GATTCCAGACTCTCTTCCTTGTCTTCATGATAAGGTCCTTGCTGCTGCTGCAGATGCTGCCATCAGTTTCTCTTCAaatcagaagaagaagcag GGTATTAAGCCTGGGATTCTAGCTGGTATTGTCAAAGGCTTTAAATCAGGAAAAGCAGAGCAGACCACGGATgctactccaactcctcaatcCAATTTTAGTCACCTAGAGAACATTTTCTCAAAGCCACCCTTCTCAGATTCATCTCCAGCTGTTACTGATAGTCAGGAAGCTGTAGAGCTTAATATAG ATGATATTGAGATAGATGAATCACCTCTGCCCATAGGAACTTCATCGCAGGAAgtgaaaaatataaagaaag AGAAGGGTACTGAAAGGGAACAATTATTGGGCAAGGCCGATGACATAAAACCCAGACTTAGGACGCCTGAAGAAATTATGGCTCAATATAGAAAAGCTggg GATGCGTCATCAGTTGCTGCACATGCAAGAAACAAGCTTGTTGAAAGACAAGAAAAACTGGAG AGAATCAGCAGGCGCACTGCAGAGCTGCAAAATGGAGCTGAAGACTTCGCATCATTGGCAAATGAGCTTGTTAAGGCAATGGAAAATCGAAAATGGTGGCAAGTATGA